In the genome of Myroides phaeus, one region contains:
- a CDS encoding TolC family protein: protein MSKSNYILLASLFAFSVFAQEPHKKPLTLDEAIGLSMQNGKEIKKANAKTNASKLQVNSAKNLRYPTIEVSGQYMHLFEGTDVKLKMPLPGQGAANGASPVKPEHLLMGQANAIIPIFSGFKIRNLVKQSQQAYEMATIAESATAENTVWQTINLYFALYKTQQSIDLLQENLKRAHQRVTDFQNFLDNGLIARNDFLRAQLQESNVELSLQETLTSFKNLNMRLNTILGLPMEEAFAIQPIKSLDVLPTGESDIESRKDLQGAQKNTELAQSSIRVARSDYYPSIAVHGGYAAMQLDKVIDITNANNIGIGLKYDLSSIFKNRTEVKIAKAKKIEADYQLQIVEDYANYEIKEAFNAYELALKKNNVLAQALEQANENYRITKDKYDNGLADTDQLLEADVQQLQAQINEMIGKADETMSLYQYAYKTGKLLDNIELQ, encoded by the coding sequence ATGAGCAAAAGTAATTATATCCTTCTTGCCTCTTTGTTTGCCTTTAGCGTGTTTGCTCAAGAACCTCATAAGAAACCACTAACGCTTGATGAGGCAATTGGGTTGAGTATGCAAAATGGTAAAGAAATCAAAAAGGCTAATGCTAAAACAAACGCCTCTAAATTACAGGTAAACAGTGCTAAAAACCTGAGATACCCTACTATTGAGGTTTCCGGACAATATATGCATTTGTTTGAAGGAACAGACGTTAAACTGAAAATGCCTTTACCTGGGCAAGGAGCTGCAAACGGGGCTTCTCCTGTTAAACCAGAACATTTATTAATGGGACAAGCAAATGCTATCATTCCTATTTTTAGTGGGTTTAAGATTAGAAACCTTGTGAAACAAAGCCAACAAGCGTATGAAATGGCTACGATTGCAGAAAGTGCAACAGCCGAAAATACAGTGTGGCAAACAATTAACTTGTACTTTGCTCTTTATAAAACACAGCAGTCAATCGACTTGTTGCAGGAGAACTTGAAAAGAGCACACCAACGTGTTACTGATTTTCAAAACTTCCTTGATAATGGGCTGATTGCTCGTAATGACTTTTTAAGAGCGCAATTACAAGAATCTAATGTGGAACTGTCGTTACAGGAAACATTGACTTCGTTTAAAAACCTAAATATGCGTTTAAATACCATTTTAGGATTACCTATGGAAGAGGCATTCGCTATTCAACCGATTAAATCTCTTGATGTATTGCCTACTGGTGAAAGTGATATTGAAAGCAGAAAAGACTTGCAAGGGGCACAGAAAAATACTGAGTTAGCCCAATCGTCTATTCGCGTTGCGCGTTCTGACTACTACCCTTCTATCGCAGTACACGGTGGTTATGCTGCTATGCAGTTAGACAAGGTAATTGATATTACGAATGCTAACAATATCGGTATTGGTCTTAAATACGACTTGTCGTCCATCTTCAAAAATAGAACGGAAGTTAAAATTGCTAAGGCTAAAAAGATAGAAGCTGACTATCAGTTGCAAATCGTTGAAGACTATGCAAACTACGAGATTAAGGAAGCATTCAATGCGTACGAATTAGCGTTGAAGAAAAACAACGTATTGGCACAGGCATTGGAACAAGCAAATGAGAATTACCGTATTACAAAAGATAAATACGACAATGGTTTGGCAGATACAGACCAACTTCTTGAAGCTGATGTGCAACAACTACAAGCGCAAATCAACGAAATGATTGGTAAAGCAGACGAGACAATGTCTTTATACCAATACGCTTACAAAACAGGTAAATTATTAGACAATATTGAATTACAATAA
- a CDS encoding methylated-DNA--[protein]-cysteine S-methyltransferase, producing MSEVVESQDNYRRIAQAITYLVVHHQEQPSLGDVAKEVCLSEAHLQRLFTQWVGASPKKFLQFVNINYAKYLIQQQQAPTLFDLTDEVGLSSSSRLHDLFVSIEGMTPAEYRDGGKYLTFKYSVGNSILGDVLVVSTDKGICKVVFMDEGSEELAIFKQQYPKATFVQEATEAHQQVMAFLHGERDIEQIKLHLKGTPFQMQIWQALLQIPEGQLSTYGAIASQIGNDKASRAVGTAIGANPIAYLIPCHRVIQQSGVLGGYRWGIIRKQVLLSQELLKREE from the coding sequence ATGAGTGAAGTAGTCGAAAGTCAAGATAATTATCGCCGCATAGCCCAAGCAATTACCTATTTAGTAGTTCATCATCAAGAACAACCCTCTTTAGGAGATGTAGCTAAAGAAGTTTGTTTAAGTGAGGCCCATTTACAACGCTTGTTTACCCAATGGGTAGGGGCAAGTCCGAAGAAGTTTCTGCAATTTGTAAACATTAATTATGCGAAGTATTTAATACAGCAACAGCAGGCCCCTACATTATTTGATCTAACCGATGAGGTTGGCTTAAGCAGTAGTAGTCGCTTGCACGATTTGTTTGTTTCCATAGAAGGGATGACTCCAGCAGAATATAGAGATGGAGGTAAGTACCTAACCTTTAAGTATTCTGTGGGCAACAGTATATTGGGCGATGTATTGGTTGTTTCAACAGATAAGGGCATTTGTAAAGTTGTCTTTATGGATGAAGGAAGTGAAGAGTTGGCTATTTTTAAACAACAATACCCTAAAGCGACTTTTGTACAAGAAGCTACAGAAGCACATCAGCAAGTGATGGCATTTTTACACGGAGAAAGAGATATAGAACAGATAAAATTACACCTAAAAGGTACTCCCTTTCAAATGCAGATATGGCAAGCTTTATTACAGATTCCGGAAGGACAATTATCTACCTATGGGGCTATTGCTTCACAGATTGGTAACGACAAAGCCAGTAGAGCCGTGGGTACAGCTATCGGTGCTAATCCAATTGCGTATCTTATTCCGTGTCATCGAGTTATACAACAATCAGGTGTTTTGGGAGGCTATCGTTGGGGTATCATACGCAAGCAAGTTTTGCTTAGTCAGGAGTTGTTAAAAAGAGAAGAATAG
- a CDS encoding twin-arginine translocase TatA/TatE family subunit: protein MITTNIPLGVVAPSELIVVVAIALLLFGGKKIPELMRGLGTGIREFKEATREVNTATPVKTQPTVVKQESVDNNIPQS, encoded by the coding sequence ATGATTACAACAAACATCCCCTTAGGTGTAGTTGCACCTTCAGAGTTGATAGTTGTTGTTGCAATCGCTCTATTACTTTTTGGAGGAAAAAAGATTCCAGAATTAATGCGAGGACTTGGAACAGGAATTAGAGAATTTAAAGAAGCGACAAGAGAAGTGAATACAGCAACGCCTGTAAAGACTCAACCTACAGTAGTAAAACAAGAGAGTGTGGATAACAATATTCCCCAATCTTAA
- a CDS encoding helix-turn-helix domain-containing protein, protein MEKNANIPVYNICNLIDTNNNFQDCVVYRLEDYISNRPTIVSSPHRHAFYQILFVSKGKGIHSIDFEKFSIEEKCLFFLNASQVHKWEFEPGTEGFLINFNDNFLRTFLVNPSYLNQFSFFSGNAQYSKFSCHKCHETLHQRFEKILYASMDDSPLKKDYMKVLMLELFLETQLFLVTKVFDNEEHHETNNAQFVIRNFEELLEQNFKTMRLPGEYANLLNITPNHLNTLCKKVHGLTSGEVIRNRVILECKRLLVNADVSVLEIAYELEFKNTAYLSRFFKKYTGLTPEEFRKQAK, encoded by the coding sequence ATGGAAAAGAATGCGAATATCCCAGTTTACAACATCTGTAATTTAATTGATACCAATAACAACTTTCAAGATTGTGTTGTCTATCGCTTAGAAGATTACATTTCGAATAGACCTACTATCGTATCCTCTCCTCATAGACACGCATTTTACCAAATCCTTTTTGTAAGCAAAGGAAAAGGAATCCACTCTATTGACTTTGAAAAATTCTCTATTGAAGAGAAGTGTTTGTTCTTCCTAAATGCCTCTCAAGTGCATAAATGGGAGTTTGAACCGGGTACTGAAGGGTTTCTTATCAACTTTAACGACAACTTCTTACGTACGTTTTTAGTGAATCCAAGCTACTTAAATCAGTTTTCTTTTTTCAGTGGTAACGCACAGTATTCTAAGTTTTCTTGCCATAAGTGTCACGAAACTTTACACCAACGATTTGAGAAGATTCTTTATGCCTCTATGGATGATAGCCCTTTAAAAAAGGACTATATGAAGGTGTTGATGCTTGAATTGTTCTTAGAAACACAGTTATTTTTGGTTACAAAAGTGTTTGATAATGAAGAACATCACGAAACAAATAATGCACAGTTTGTTATTAGAAACTTCGAAGAGCTGTTAGAACAAAACTTTAAGACAATGCGCCTTCCTGGTGAATATGCAAACTTGCTTAATATTACTCCTAACCACTTGAATACCCTGTGTAAAAAAGTACACGGGTTAACCTCTGGAGAAGTTATACGAAATAGAGTGATTTTAGAATGTAAGCGTTTACTTGTAAATGCAGACGTTTCGGTTTTAGAAATCGCCTATGAATTAGAGTTCAAAAACACAGCTTATTTGTCTCGCTTCTTTAAAAAGTACACAGGCCTTACACCAGAGGAGTTCAGAAAGCAAGCCAAATAA
- a CDS encoding GNAT family N-acetyltransferase — protein sequence MLTILKKNKETPITNEEIATYTAFLFQHLEQYGDKQEDITKAIDYALARNNKPGGFVLIAKDEQQDIVGIAVVLDTLMDGFIPEHILVYLAADAKVRGKGIGGQLIDRIKEEAQGSIALHVDRDNPAQNLYERKGFEKKYIEMRLTK from the coding sequence ATGCTTACTATTTTAAAGAAAAATAAAGAAACTCCCATCACAAACGAAGAGATAGCTACATATACTGCCTTTTTATTTCAACACCTTGAACAATATGGTGATAAGCAAGAGGACATTACAAAGGCTATTGACTACGCTTTAGCGCGTAATAATAAGCCTGGTGGTTTTGTCTTAATTGCTAAGGATGAGCAACAAGACATCGTGGGAATTGCTGTTGTATTGGACACATTAATGGACGGATTTATTCCGGAACACATTCTTGTTTACTTAGCTGCAGATGCGAAGGTGAGAGGAAAAGGTATTGGTGGTCAATTGATTGACCGCATTAAAGAAGAAGCTCAAGGTTCTATTGCTTTGCACGTGGATAGAGATAACCCTGCACAAAACTTATACGAAAGAAAAGGTTTTGAGAAGAAGTATATTGAAATGAGATTAACAAAATAA
- a CDS encoding GyrI-like domain-containing protein, with amino-acid sequence MEKKGMHIIGLAVETTNQGGQAMRDLGELWQRFIQENIPQKIANKVNSCVYCIYTDYESDYTGSYTAIIGVAVNSLERIPTGLVGRTFEGGNFIVYEAVGEMPQAVGEAWNNIWSKDAALNRLYTYDYEVYGENAKGVNIYIAV; translated from the coding sequence ATGGAAAAAAAGGGAATGCATATCATTGGCCTTGCAGTAGAGACAACGAATCAGGGAGGACAAGCAATGCGTGATTTAGGGGAATTGTGGCAACGTTTTATACAGGAGAATATCCCCCAAAAAATTGCTAATAAGGTAAACAGCTGTGTTTATTGTATTTATACAGATTATGAAAGTGATTATACGGGGAGTTACACAGCTATTATCGGGGTTGCTGTAAATTCGTTAGAACGCATACCGACTGGTTTAGTGGGCAGAACCTTTGAAGGAGGTAACTTTATTGTCTATGAAGCAGTTGGGGAGATGCCGCAAGCAGTAGGAGAGGCGTGGAATAACATCTGGTCAAAGGATGCAGCGTTAAATCGCTTATACACTTATGATTATGAAGTATATGGTGAAAACGCGAAGGGTGTGAATATTTACATTGCAGTCTAA
- a CDS encoding DHA2 family efflux MFS transporter permease subunit produces MTEESLVEHGYRRVIITITAILCALLEIVDTTIVNVAMNDMKGSLGVSLTDIAWVVTAYAIANVIVVPMTSWLSQQFGRRNYFAASIIIFTVASFLCGYSTTLWEIILFRFIQGLGGGALLVTSQTIITESYPIEKRGVAQAIYGMGVIVGPTLGPPLGGYIIDNYSWPFIFYINIPIGILATILTVLYVRSPRYAEKSKLSEIDFLGIIFLAVAVGSLQYVLEHGQQDDWFENSTILTLSITSFFGFFFFVWRELTCDKPIVNLRVLKDSNLAIGTVLSFVLGFGLYGSTFIIPIYTQSILGWTATDAGMLLVPSSLMTALMMPLIARMLQRGVPPKYLVATGFLVFFVYSFWAHNILTPDTGKEHFFWPLVVRGVGLGLLFVPITTLSLSNLRNKQIGEGAAFTGMMRQLGGSFGIALITTFISRWTVNHRLALVSHLDTASVEVQNRVYALQQSFIAKGYPVDEALQKAYTLLDLGVSKQATVLTYMDVFMFLGVLFLICIPFILILIKKGAGKIIAGAGH; encoded by the coding sequence ATGACTGAAGAAAGCTTAGTTGAACACGGCTACAGACGAGTCATCATTACTATTACGGCGATCCTGTGTGCTTTACTTGAAATTGTTGATACTACGATTGTAAACGTAGCAATGAACGATATGAAGGGAAGTTTGGGGGTATCGCTAACGGACATTGCTTGGGTGGTTACTGCCTATGCTATTGCCAATGTAATAGTAGTACCAATGACGAGCTGGCTGTCTCAACAATTCGGAAGACGTAATTACTTTGCGGCATCGATTATCATTTTTACGGTTGCCTCGTTTTTATGTGGTTATTCTACCACTTTATGGGAAATCATCTTATTCCGTTTTATACAAGGTCTTGGTGGGGGTGCGTTATTAGTAACTTCACAAACGATTATTACGGAGAGTTACCCAATTGAAAAACGTGGAGTGGCTCAGGCAATTTACGGAATGGGTGTTATTGTTGGTCCAACGTTAGGTCCTCCTTTAGGTGGATACATCATTGACAATTACTCTTGGCCGTTTATATTCTATATCAATATTCCGATTGGAATACTGGCTACAATACTAACCGTATTATATGTGCGTAGTCCGCGTTATGCAGAGAAAAGTAAGTTAAGTGAAATCGACTTCTTAGGAATCATCTTTTTAGCCGTTGCTGTTGGTTCGTTGCAATATGTGTTAGAACACGGACAGCAAGACGATTGGTTTGAAAACAGTACGATTCTTACCTTGAGTATCACTTCTTTCTTTGGTTTCTTCTTCTTTGTATGGAGAGAGCTAACGTGTGATAAGCCAATTGTAAACCTACGTGTATTAAAAGACTCAAACCTTGCTATTGGTACGGTATTGTCGTTTGTACTTGGTTTTGGACTATATGGTTCTACGTTTATCATTCCAATCTACACACAGTCTATCTTAGGGTGGACAGCTACAGATGCAGGGATGTTATTAGTACCGAGTTCACTGATGACTGCTTTAATGATGCCGTTAATTGCAAGAATGTTACAAAGAGGTGTACCTCCAAAATACTTAGTAGCCACAGGGTTCCTTGTATTTTTCGTGTACAGCTTCTGGGCACATAATATATTGACACCTGATACGGGGAAAGAACACTTCTTCTGGCCGTTAGTTGTTAGAGGGGTTGGTTTAGGACTATTATTCGTTCCAATTACTACCCTATCGCTTTCTAATTTGAGAAACAAACAAATTGGAGAAGGTGCTGCTTTTACGGGGATGATGCGTCAATTAGGAGGTTCATTCGGAATTGCCTTAATTACAACATTTATTTCAAGATGGACAGTAAATCACAGACTTGCCTTGGTGAGTCATTTAGATACAGCTTCTGTTGAGGTACAAAATCGCGTGTACGCTCTACAACAAAGCTTTATAGCAAAAGGATATCCTGTAGATGAGGCACTACAAAAAGCATATACCCTATTGGATTTAGGTGTTAGCAAACAGGCAACAGTACTAACCTATATGGATGTATTTATGTTTTTAGGTGTTTTATTCTTAATCTGTATTCCCTTTATTCTAATCCTAATTAAAAAAGGTGCAGGGAAAATAATCGCAGGTGCAGGACACTAA
- a CDS encoding alanine racemase yields the protein MAFITLNKNKLKHNFTKLSELFDENQIEWAVVGKLLCGNDLFLRELLSLNPKQICDSRVSNLKSIKRIDPDIETIYIKPAPNGSIDEIVEYADISFNTELETIKLLSTEAVKQDKTHRIVIMVELGELREGVLRDDLIDFYEQVFNLPNIEIIGLGTNLTCMYGVLPNSDKLIQLSLYKELLELKFNKKIPYISGGASVTIPLVLNNTMPKAINHFRIGETLFMGTNAYDSSAYESCEQNVFKLHAEIIELHEKPMMPDGEIGLNMTGEKVTFNPEWEDSTNYRAIIDLGLLDIDIEHITPIQSELDMVGSSSDMMVIDLGNNPDNLKVGDTIAFHMNYMGILRIMNSDYVDKKVI from the coding sequence ATGGCTTTTATAACATTAAATAAAAATAAACTTAAACACAACTTTACAAAATTATCTGAACTATTTGACGAGAATCAAATAGAATGGGCAGTAGTTGGAAAACTATTGTGTGGTAACGACTTGTTTTTAAGAGAATTACTAAGTCTTAACCCGAAACAAATTTGCGACTCAAGGGTTTCTAACTTAAAGAGTATCAAGCGAATTGACCCTGATATCGAGACTATTTACATCAAACCTGCTCCTAATGGGAGTATTGACGAGATTGTAGAGTATGCTGATATCAGCTTTAACACCGAACTGGAAACTATCAAATTGCTTTCTACTGAGGCTGTTAAACAAGATAAAACCCACAGAATCGTGATTATGGTTGAGTTGGGAGAATTGAGAGAAGGCGTTTTAAGAGACGACTTGATCGACTTCTATGAGCAAGTGTTCAACCTTCCGAATATTGAAATTATTGGTTTAGGAACGAATCTTACTTGTATGTATGGGGTACTTCCTAATAGTGATAAGCTAATTCAATTGTCGCTTTACAAAGAACTGCTTGAATTAAAGTTCAACAAAAAGATTCCGTATATATCTGGTGGCGCATCGGTTACCATTCCCCTTGTGTTAAACAACACAATGCCTAAGGCTATTAATCACTTTAGAATTGGGGAAACGCTGTTTATGGGTACAAATGCTTATGATAGCTCGGCTTATGAGAGTTGTGAGCAAAACGTGTTTAAACTTCACGCAGAAATTATCGAATTACACGAAAAGCCAATGATGCCTGACGGTGAAATTGGTTTGAATATGACGGGAGAAAAAGTAACGTTTAATCCTGAATGGGAAGATAGTACGAATTACAGAGCTATTATTGACCTTGGATTATTGGATATTGATATTGAACACATTACTCCTATTCAAAGTGAATTAGATATGGTGGGGTCGAGTTCTGATATGATGGTCATCGACTTAGGAAACAACCCAGACAACTTAAAAGTAGGTGATACAATTGCCTTTCATATGAATTATATGGGGATATTGAGAATTATGAATTCTGATTATGTAGATAAAAAAGTTATCTAA
- a CDS encoding HlyD family secretion protein, protein METNDKVQKKPLNKKFIVALSALVILGGGYGIYKYVHSLSHEVTDDAQVESRITPVVSKIPGYIKEILVHDNQVVKKGDTLILLDDAEYVIKVQQAKAAYDASVSQLQVAEAGKNTTESTVASSQAGASTALANVSTAKAYIETAKVQLWRATNDYNRYEKLFANQSITKQQFEQAVAAKETAEKQLQVLQEQYKASEKQASAVAQQVNISKSQSVASVSQIDAAKAMVEQAKANLDNAELYLSYTVITAKEDGQISKVNLQNGQLIQPGQGLFNTVQKDNIWIVANFKETQMQYMREGQPVEIRVDAFPKHKFEGEINSISPATGAKFALLPPDNASGNFVKTVQRVPVKILFTNANDELRDHIRAGLNVEVDVNIKSAR, encoded by the coding sequence ATGGAAACAAACGATAAAGTACAAAAGAAACCACTTAACAAAAAGTTCATCGTAGCCCTTAGCGCCTTGGTTATTTTAGGTGGTGGTTATGGTATATATAAATATGTACACTCTCTTTCTCACGAGGTAACGGATGATGCACAAGTAGAATCGAGAATTACACCTGTTGTTTCTAAGATACCAGGTTATATTAAGGAGATATTGGTTCACGATAACCAGGTTGTGAAAAAAGGTGATACGCTTATTCTTTTAGATGACGCGGAATACGTTATTAAAGTACAACAAGCTAAAGCTGCTTATGACGCTTCTGTGAGTCAATTACAAGTAGCTGAGGCTGGTAAAAATACGACAGAATCTACTGTGGCTTCTTCTCAAGCGGGTGCAAGTACTGCCTTAGCCAATGTTTCTACAGCGAAAGCGTATATCGAAACAGCTAAAGTACAATTGTGGAGAGCAACTAATGATTACAACCGTTACGAGAAGTTGTTTGCTAATCAGTCAATCACTAAGCAACAGTTTGAACAGGCAGTTGCTGCTAAGGAAACGGCTGAGAAACAGTTACAAGTTTTACAAGAACAATATAAAGCAAGCGAAAAACAAGCATCTGCTGTGGCTCAACAAGTAAACATCAGCAAATCTCAATCGGTGGCTTCTGTTTCTCAAATTGACGCCGCTAAAGCAATGGTTGAGCAAGCGAAGGCAAACTTAGACAATGCGGAACTTTACTTGTCTTATACGGTAATTACAGCAAAAGAAGACGGACAAATTTCTAAAGTAAATTTACAAAACGGACAGTTGATTCAACCCGGACAAGGATTGTTCAACACAGTTCAAAAGGATAATATCTGGATTGTAGCAAACTTTAAAGAAACGCAAATGCAATATATGCGTGAAGGACAACCTGTTGAAATTAGAGTTGACGCGTTTCCTAAACATAAGTTTGAAGGGGAAATAAACTCTATCTCTCCAGCTACTGGGGCTAAGTTTGCTTTATTACCTCCTGATAATGCTTCTGGTAACTTCGTGAAAACAGTACAACGTGTACCTGTTAAAATCTTATTTACTAATGCTAATGACGAGTTGCGCGACCACATCCGTGCTGGATTAAATGTGGAAGTGGATGTAAACATTAAAAGTGCTCGCTAA
- a CDS encoding OmpA family protein, whose translation MKKLQLITFGVALMSFASMSAQKVEGRVFNLKTNEPIKGSEITFIDDEENKLLSLYSNAKGIYSFDADELENVHKIVTSAKNYNTAEVLISEVKEGLTANFGLNELNTEEHVQYSISYSKGTGLKLPKSEIATTTIANVPYTQEKVLKVNTKASNGAGVSTSLPYFYYDFNSSYLTDANKYTIDQIVSFMKNSPDAKVRVHVYLGTKSNVKYNEWMSERRADRVIDYIISQGIPASRLEKWVERVSSNVAPREGASRGSAEFRRCDFEVM comes from the coding sequence ATGAAAAAACTGCAATTAATTACTTTTGGTGTAGCATTAATGAGTTTCGCTTCTATGTCAGCACAAAAAGTTGAAGGTAGAGTGTTTAACCTAAAGACAAATGAGCCAATTAAAGGAAGTGAGATTACATTTATAGACGATGAGGAAAACAAGTTATTATCATTGTATTCAAATGCAAAGGGAATCTACTCGTTTGATGCAGATGAATTGGAAAATGTACACAAAATAGTTACTTCAGCCAAAAACTATAATACAGCAGAAGTGTTGATTAGTGAGGTAAAAGAGGGGTTAACTGCTAATTTTGGATTAAATGAACTTAATACAGAAGAACACGTACAATATTCAATTAGTTATTCTAAGGGAACTGGATTAAAGTTGCCAAAGAGTGAAATTGCCACTACTACAATTGCCAATGTACCTTATACTCAAGAGAAAGTACTAAAAGTAAATACTAAAGCTTCAAACGGAGCAGGTGTAAGTACGTCATTACCTTACTTTTACTATGATTTCAACAGCTCTTATTTGACTGATGCTAATAAATACACAATTGATCAAATTGTTAGCTTTATGAAGAATAGTCCTGATGCGAAAGTTAGAGTACACGTATATTTAGGAACAAAATCTAATGTTAAGTATAATGAGTGGATGTCTGAACGTAGAGCAGATAGAGTAATTGACTATATAATCAGTCAAGGAATCCCAGCTTCACGATTGGAGAAATGGGTAGAAAGAGTTAGTTCTAATGTAGCTCCAAGAGAAGGAGCAAGCAGAGGAAGTGCAGAATTTAGAAGATGTGATTTTGAAGTGATGTAG
- a CDS encoding phosphoribosylaminoimidazolesuccinocarboxamide synthase — protein sequence MTLKYQGKTKDVYSLSDNQVLLKFKDDVTGENGVFDPGANTVGLTIDGAGKSGLKMTKHFFEVLVEKGIPTHYVSADIEDVSMVVKEAIPFGKGLEVICRYRAVGSFFRRYGAYCTEGQALDSFVEVTIKDDERADPTISDDALAMLGILTKEEYSILKDLTKTICAIVKEELGKKGLELYDIKLEFGRDAATNDIILIDEISGGNMRVYKDGVYIAPLDLEREFLQ from the coding sequence ATGACACTAAAGTATCAAGGAAAGACTAAGGATGTATATAGTCTTTCAGACAATCAGGTTCTTTTAAAGTTTAAAGATGATGTAACAGGAGAGAATGGCGTATTCGATCCAGGAGCAAACACAGTTGGACTTACAATTGACGGAGCTGGAAAGAGTGGTTTAAAAATGACAAAGCACTTTTTTGAGGTATTAGTAGAAAAGGGAATTCCTACGCACTATGTTTCTGCTGATATTGAAGACGTTTCAATGGTAGTAAAAGAGGCTATTCCGTTTGGAAAAGGACTTGAGGTAATCTGCAGATACAGAGCTGTAGGTAGTTTCTTTAGAAGATATGGCGCTTATTGTACAGAAGGACAAGCTTTAGATAGCTTTGTTGAGGTTACTATTAAGGATGACGAGAGAGCAGATCCAACTATTTCTGACGACGCTTTAGCAATGTTAGGAATCCTTACCAAAGAAGAGTACAGCATTTTAAAAGACTTAACTAAAACGATTTGCGCAATTGTAAAAGAGGAGTTAGGTAAAAAAGGACTTGAGCTTTATGATATTAAGTTAGAGTTTGGTAGAGATGCTGCGACAAACGACATCATTTTAATTGATGAAATTTCAGGAGGTAATATGCGCGTTTACAAAGACGGAGTTTATATTGCACCATTGGATTTAGAGAGAGAATTCTTACAATAA
- a CDS encoding TetR/AcrR family transcriptional regulator gives MVLNEKQKEILLVAENLFSMNGIDGTSIRDISKAAGINVAMISYYFGSKNQLISALFEIRLTRIREKLTNLTQNHDLNPLEKLVFFVEDMLTILMKNADFHIIMIRQFSKKNVDEEISDNIFLLQREIMKVIRGFIQDGHQQGYFKAQPDPEALVIITIGSISYLIHHEKMYSSYWNTENHEEYSLYIKQHIYPYLINSLKAILQYNEQK, from the coding sequence ATGGTACTTAATGAGAAGCAAAAAGAGATATTATTAGTTGCTGAAAACCTATTTTCTATGAATGGAATTGACGGAACAAGCATCAGAGATATTTCTAAGGCTGCAGGAATTAACGTGGCAATGATAAGCTACTACTTTGGTTCTAAAAACCAACTGATTAGTGCTCTATTCGAAATTCGATTAACGCGTATTAGAGAGAAACTAACCAACTTAACACAAAACCACGACCTAAATCCTCTTGAAAAGTTGGTCTTCTTTGTAGAAGATATGCTGACTATTTTAATGAAGAATGCTGATTTCCATATTATTATGATTCGTCAGTTTTCTAAGAAAAACGTAGATGAAGAAATCAGTGATAACATCTTTTTACTGCAACGCGAAATAATGAAGGTTATCAGAGGATTTATTCAAGACGGACACCAACAAGGGTATTTTAAGGCACAGCCAGACCCTGAGGCTTTGGTTATCATAACAATTGGTAGTATCAGTTACTTAATACACCACGAAAAGATGTATTCAAGTTATTGGAATACAGAAAATCACGAAGAATATAGTTTGTATATCAAACAACATATATATCCTTATTTAATAAACTCACTTAAAGCAATCTTACAATACAATGAGCAAAAGTAA